In Gimesia sp., the genomic stretch TCCATATTTTGGGACGTCGATGCTAAAGTGTGCGGATCGAGTGGTCCCGATCGCTAGAGAGCAACTTCAGGAAAAACCAATCGAACACAAGGGACATGACCATCAGTAAATATTGTTGGCAAACATGGTCTCTCCGTTTCGACAGGAAAACAGATGGTGACTGAATCCGAAAATGTAAACTTGAACCAGGATGAACCGAAATCGATTCTCGAAAAGGTCATCTGGTTCAGTCTGAACAACAAGCTGGTAGTCAGCTTACTGGTCATCGCGATTCTTGGCTGGGGCGCGTTGGTTGCCCCCTTCGACTGGGATCTGGGGGGACTGCCGAGAAGTCCTGTCCCCGTGGATGCCATCCCTGATATTGGTGAGAACCAGCAGATTGTTTTCAGTCAATGGATGGGCAGGTCGCCCCAGGATGTGGAAGACCAGATTGGATATCCCCTCACGGTGGCACTGCTCGGGATTCCCGAAGTCAAAACCATCCGCAGTTACTCGATGTTTGGTTTTTCAACGATCTACGTGATTTTTAATGAGAAGGCGGAATTCTACTGGTCTCGCTCCCGCGTGCTGGAAAAACTGAACAGTTTGCCTCCGGATACTCTCCCGGAGGGCGTTCAACCGACACTGGGGCCTGATGCCACCGCCCTGGGACAGATCTTCTGGTATACGCTCGAAGGCCATGATCCGGATGGCAATGTCGTTGGAGGGTGGGATCTGCGCGAGCTGCGTACGGCACAGGACTGGTATGTGCGTTACGCTCTGGCTTCGGCGGAAGGGATCAGCGAAGTTGCTTCGATCGGTGGTTTCGTTCAGGAATACCAGATCGACGTTGACCCCGATGCAATGCGGGCAAACAAGGTGAGCCTGGAACAGGTTTTTAATGCCGTACGCATGTCAAATGTGGACGTGGGGGCGCGTACTATTGAATTAAACAAGGCAGAATATGTCATCCGCGGTCTGGGATTTGTCGAAAATATTGGCGACCTTGAGAAGACGGTCCTGAAGGTCAGCGACAACGTACCCATCACTGTCAAGGATGTCGCTACCGTCTCACTGGGGCCCGCTCTCAGACGTGGCGCGCTGGACAAAGAGGGTGCAGAAGCCGTAGGGGGAGTTTGCGTCGTTCGGTATGGATACAATCCGCTTGAAGCAATCAAAAATGTGAAAGAAAAAGTTGCGGAAGTATCTGTGGGGCTCCCGAGCAAGGTTTTAATTGACTTCAAGAAGATAACTCCTGACAAGATTACAGAGTATGCCCGACAGCATCACTTTGATGCCTATCAAAACGATCAGTTGAATGATAAAGCCTGGGTTCAGCATTTAAGGTCCCTGGAACGCAGTGAGTGGCCAGAGTGGGCTACCATCAGCCAGATTACGGTCGTTCCGTTTTATGACCGTACAGGGTTAATTTATGAAACGCTGGGGACCCTGAACACCGCACTCACTGAGGAAATCCTGGTCACGATCATCGTCATTCTGATCAGTGTGATGCATTTGCGGAGTTCAGTTTTAATCAGTGCCCTGTTACCACTGGCTGTGCTCATGTGCTTTATTGCCATGAAAACACTGGGGGTCGATGCAAATATTGTTGCCCTGTCCGGCATCGCCATCGCCATAGGTACAATGGTCGATATGGGGATCATTCTCTGTGAAAATATCCTGAAACAACTGGATGAAGCTGGTCCGGATGCTGACCGTCTGAAAGTGATTTACAATGCTACCCGCGAAGTCGCCAGTGCTGTCCTCACTGCTGTGTCTACTACCGTTATCAGCTTTCTGCCCGTATTTACCATGATTGGGGCTGAAGGTAAGCTATTTAAGCCGCTCGCATTTACGAAAACCTTTGCCTTGATTTCCTCCGTCATTGTCGCACTGACGATTATTCCTCCCGCTGCCCATATTCTGTTTAGAGGAAAAGTTCACTCAACCTCAATCAAGCGTTTTCTTCCCTGGAGCCTGGTTATTCTTGGCATGCTGATTGTTCTGCTGGCTATCCTGAATATGCTCCCTATGGAAAATACTGGTTTCATCGGACGTTTCTCACTTCCCTGGTGGGTTGGAGCAATCGTACTGGGGCTGGGGGTGTACAATTTAATGGAACACCGAATTCCCGAACGCCTGCGCCAATTTGGGCCCCTGGCCGCAAACTACCTGGCCGTACTGGTGGTCGGCTTGATTCTAACCGAACACTGGCTCCCCCTGGGACCAGATAAAGGTTTTAGTCAAAATCTGATGTTCGTGACGCTGTTAATTGGTGGACTGCTGGCCTTCTTTCAATTCTTCCAGCGCGTCTTATATGAACCGCTGCTCCGCTGGTGTCTGAAAAACAAACTGCTCTTTCTTTCCATTCCAACACTGATCCTGTTTCTGGGCGGTTGTGCCTGGTTGGGCTTTGACCGTGTGTTCGGATTCGTTCCTGAACCAGTTCGTAACACAGCTCCGTGGAAAAGTATGGCAGCGACATTTCCGGGATTAGGTAAAGAGTTTATGCCACCATTAGATGAAGGCTCTTTCCTGTATATGC encodes the following:
- a CDS encoding efflux RND transporter permease subunit, which encodes MVTESENVNLNQDEPKSILEKVIWFSLNNKLVVSLLVIAILGWGALVAPFDWDLGGLPRSPVPVDAIPDIGENQQIVFSQWMGRSPQDVEDQIGYPLTVALLGIPEVKTIRSYSMFGFSTIYVIFNEKAEFYWSRSRVLEKLNSLPPDTLPEGVQPTLGPDATALGQIFWYTLEGHDPDGNVVGGWDLRELRTAQDWYVRYALASAEGISEVASIGGFVQEYQIDVDPDAMRANKVSLEQVFNAVRMSNVDVGARTIELNKAEYVIRGLGFVENIGDLEKTVLKVSDNVPITVKDVATVSLGPALRRGALDKEGAEAVGGVCVVRYGYNPLEAIKNVKEKVAEVSVGLPSKVLIDFKKITPDKITEYARQHHFDAYQNDQLNDKAWVQHLRSLERSEWPEWATISQITVVPFYDRTGLIYETLGTLNTALTEEILVTIIVILISVMHLRSSVLISALLPLAVLMCFIAMKTLGVDANIVALSGIAIAIGTMVDMGIILCENILKQLDEAGPDADRLKVIYNATREVASAVLTAVSTTVISFLPVFTMIGAEGKLFKPLAFTKTFALISSVIVALTIIPPAAHILFRGKVHSTSIKRFLPWSLVILGMLIVLLAILNMLPMENTGFIGRFSLPWWVGAIVLGLGVYNLMEHRIPERLRQFGPLAANYLAVLVVGLILTEHWLPLGPDKGFSQNLMFVTLLIGGLLAFFQFFQRVLYEPLLRWCLKNKLLFLSIPTLILFLGGCAWLGFDRVFGFVPEPVRNTAPWKSMAATFPGLGKEFMPPLDEGSFLYMPTTMPHASIGESMDVLQLQDKLLISIPEVESVVGKVGRVDSPLDPAPISMIETIITYKTEYKSDQQGHRIKYRYDPVKNEFVRDKNGKLIEDSGGRPYRQWREHIKSPNDIWKEITDAASLPGATSAPKLQPIAARIVMLQSGMRAPMGLKIKGPDLQTIERVALDIERLLKQVPSVEESAVIADRIVGKPYLEIDIDRDAIKRYGLHIRSVQDVIEVAIGGRRITTTVEGRERYPVRVRYARELRDEIETLGRILVPTPTGAQIPLEQLAEIRYTRGPQVIKSEDTFLLGYVLFDMKPGNAEVDVVEDCQRFLKQKIQTGELVLPPGVSYSFAGSYENQIRSQKTLMIVLPLALFVIFLILYFQFSSVITTSLVFSGILIAWSGGFIMLWLYGQPWFLDFQLFDTSMRSLFQVHQINLSVAVWVGFLALFGIATDDGVVITTYLDQSFRKRRIGSAREARDATLAAGLRRARPCLMTTATTILALIPVLTSTGRGSDIMVPMAIPSFGGMLIEIMTMLVVPVLYCSVMEWKLKWGIEDPRFEENAQS